A genomic region of Magnolia sinica isolate HGM2019 chromosome 6, MsV1, whole genome shotgun sequence contains the following coding sequences:
- the LOC131249185 gene encoding small ribosomal subunit protein eS30z/eS30y/eS30x-like, which produces MGKVHGSLARAGKVRGQTPKVAKQDKKKKPRGRAHKRMQYNRCFVTAVVGFGKKRGPNSSEK; this is translated from the coding sequence ATGGGTAAGGTACACGGGTCGCTGGCACGTGCCGGGAAGGTGAGGGGGCAGACGCCGAAGGTGGCAAAGCAGGATAAGAAGAAGAAGCCCCGGGGCAGAGCCCACAAGCGCATGCAGTACAACAGGTGTTTTGTCACAGCCGTTGTTGGATTTGGAAAGAAGAGGGGGCCCAACTCGTCAGAGAAGTAA